GGCCATTTTCACCTGACCCATTCATGTGCGTTATTTGTCCATTTGACACTCCTTGGCGCGATTTTGCACGTCGATTTTACACACTCGCCATTTAGACACGCCCAATTGAAGCATTTCcgcctgacttgttcatattttttttttttttttctcctctttttttttggctacctGCTCGCCGTGGCAGTCATCATTAAACGTACAATTCTGTCTAAACAGttgcgaaaggggggaaaaagaaagcttttaaaatattcgcAAGTCGCAGGGCATGTAACTgtgcctccttttcttttttcaaagcGCCGTTGTGCTTACACGCAGCTTCTATGTAGTTTCTGTGCAGATTATGTACCGCTCCCCTGCCATttcgctgcttttttttcctttgtgCGCGCTTGGGGACTTCATGGGGAACACATCCACGTAATTCCCCAACAACAGGTCATCCGTCACGATCGCATTCCTATAAATTACTGCATTTGCCTGCATGTGTCAGCATGTACCCCTCTTGGGGACCCCCCAACAGAGGAACTGCAAACATTTTGGCTTTGTCACTCCACGAGAGGCGGCCTTGCCTGGTGGCCGAATTGGAGGATTCGCGGGAAAGAGCTAAACTGGGAAGGGGGCGGACAGCACAGCATACGGCGCTTTTCCCGAAAGTGTGGCCTCctcacttccccttttccctttcttaAATTTTCGAGAAACCCACATAAATGAGGCTGCAAAAGAGGCCGTAAAAGGCACAACTGAGGGGTGCCACTTCTCACTGCCCACGATGAGGAAGTCAATTTGGTTAAGCACTTTACGcagagaaacaaaaaaagggaataaaaaagacCCCTCTCACGAcaatgtgttaaaaaaaaaaagaaaaaaaaatcatgaacatttaaaatttgcgATGATTTAATtgggtggggaaaaaaaggaacaaaatgagcacaaggaacaaaaggaacaaaaaggtATAATGAATTAAAGGGGaacgaaaataaaagcacCTGCGGAGGGGTGGTGCGTGCTCACTGAGTCCATGATGGGCGCGCTGCCCGGGGGCTGCCTCACAGGAGAGGCTGCGCGAGGTCGGCGTTCCGTGGGCTCTTGTACGCGCGCGCGCTCCGCTTCTTCTTGAGGTAAATGGTGACAATTAACAAAAGGATAAGGACGATCACCAGgatgacgaaaaaaaacagtacGTACAAACCCTTTAGGtactctgcggggggggaagcacacatgtacatgtatcatatgtgtgtatgcatttatttacaCATACGATTGGACACTTCCGCGTAGGGACAGTGGGGGAGCCAACTGGAGGTTGGCCCCTTGGAGAGAGTCTACCCCACCttctttaattaaaaaacaacCAAAAACGTAGTTGTTCAAACTTATGATTATCATCGTGACTAGCTCGAAAATGGCAAAGGCGGACGTGATGCTTTCGTTGTTCTTCACGCTAAGTTGTGTaggggggggtgaagaagtgaaCGTGATGAGGTCTGGGGGTGATCTGGGGGCGCACAGCAAGTAGGTACACACGGTATGCAGGTACACACAGCAGGTACGAACGCACACCACGTAGCTACACCGGCGGAAGTGCTCCCGCGGAAaagcgccccccccccccaacgtACCACAGGTGAGTGGGGATCTGCGAAATGATAACCGTGGGGATGATGGACTCGCTGATGCCTGCtcggggaaagaaaaagaaaaatgaccATTTCGCGAAGGCGCTTATAAGAAGCGgggcacaaaaggggggcacaaagggggggcacaaaaggggggcacaaaaggggggcacaaaCGGGACACTCGCTATGCTTGCCAGCAGGGAGACCCATTCTGCGCTTCTCCGcctgctttcctttttgaccTATGAGGTTGAAGAAGAGAAAGGCGAGGGCTTCCGAATCTGAAAATGGTGAGTGGGGGTGTGTGGAAGTGAcggcggggaaaaaaaaaaaaaaaaaaaacagcagcAACGATAGCAATAGCAACAactgcagcagcagcaactgTGGCGAAACAAGGGGGGACGGCGCCCCCACTTGTGCCCGCCCTTACTCTGGTTAAGCTTGTAGCAGTATATGGAGCCCGAAATGGCCACCAAGATGAAGGACGAGGAGCACAGCAGGAGGGACAAAAACGACCCTATGTTGTCCACGATGTAGCCGGAAAAGGGGATGGCAATAAGCGAAACGAACGTCATGATGATGGTATACACATTAGACACATAAATGTTAATGTTAAATACGAAGaggtaaatgtaaaaaaaataatttatgaaaatgtgCATGATGGATAGCAAGAAGgcgtaaataaaaatgaaaaagaaaaaataaaatgtgaaggaggagcagaaTTTGTTTATCCCCTGGTAGATGCTCAAAAGTTTGTTTCCCACTTGGCTGTTCCTTTCGTCTGCTCTGCTGAGGAAGGAAGTTCCCGCGTCGTCCCCGTCGTCCCTCTCGTCAGACAGCTCCCAATCGTCGTAGTAGTCTGCATTTCGGCTGCACTCATCATCGTAGTTGGGGATTAGCAGAACGTTCctcttttgttcttccccctcccggGCGTCCACGCGTTCTTCCCCGCCGAGCATCGCATAGTTGGCGGCGCTCTCTTCGTTGGCGGCGTCCTCTTCGTTAGCGGCGTTCTCTCCATTTGCGACGTCCTCTTCGTTAGCGGCGTTCTCTCCATTTGCGACGTCCTCTTCGTTAGCGGCGTTCTCTCCATTTGCGACGTCCTCTTCGTTAGCGGCGTTCTCTCCATTTGCGACGTCCTCTTCATCTGCTTCTACCCCCTCGTCTGCTCCTTTCGCTCCTTTCACTCCTTTCAGCTCTTTCGGTTCCCCCCCCGGCTGGTCCTGAAAGTGCACCGAGTCCCCCTTGGCCAGCCTCCTCCCCTGCTTCTTCACGCAGCTGGGGATCTTCGCGCCCCTCCCCTTCTGCTCGTTTCCCTCGTCCCTATCAGGGGCGTACATCTGAGGCTGTCCCTGAGCTTCCTCACCGCGCAACTGCCCCTCCGCTAACTGCTCGTCCGGGCCGACGTTGGCCAGGCTGCTCAGCGACTCTATGCAGATTTTGTACGGCTTCATGGTGTAGCTGTGCTTTTGTTTCCGGCCAAAGGATGGGGTGCCCCCCTCGCCACGCTCACCATGTTGGTCCACTTCGCCCCCCTCATCACGTTGGCCACGTTGGTCCACTTCACCCCGCTCGCCGTgctcgccgctccccccgtgGGGCCGCTCTACCGCCTTGTACGTGCTGGTGACGTGGAGGCTCTGGTCCGCAATCTCCAAAATGCGCAGCTTGTTCTTCCTGAACGTGTTCAGGCGAAGGTAGTCGTAAAAAATCGACTTGTTCAAATTCATGTAGGCGCAAAAactaattttaatattctcATCCCCACACATGTCGATATGAACCAAAATGCTGTCGATCTGTTTGTCCACAGAATAGAGGTAGTAGGTCTCCTTATGGTAAAAGCAAACGtatttgtaattataaaaaatggtgTGCAGATTGACCCACAGCTTCCTCTGGTAAAACCATTTGTATGTAAAAATCAAAATCGTTAGCAAGCCAAACATGTCAATTACTAGGAAGAGAATGATGTAGTCGCTGATATCTGTGATGGAGTTATTGTTCGTGACTACGTAGTTGAGGGAGTGGGCGAAGAGTTTGAAGAGGCTGTTCATCAGGATCAGCAGCGAGGTGATGACCCCTATGTTGACGTAGAAAATGCAGTACATAATTCTCTTTTGGTAAATCTTTATGTACCCGCTGCAGATGGAGCTGATGATGATGCACAGGTACAGGAACTTCAGGTGCTTCCTCTCGTACGTGTACGCCTCCTCCCGGGAGCGGTTATCCCTGCCCGTGTCGCGGTTATCCTTGCCCACGTCGCTGTTGCGCTGCTCTCCATCGCGGTTATCCTTGCCCATGTCGCTGTTGCGCTGCTCTCCATCGCGGTTATCCTTGCCCATGT
The DNA window shown above is from Plasmodium vivax chromosome 9, whole genome shotgun sequence and carries:
- a CDS encoding hypothetical protein, conserved (encoded by transcript PVX_091480A) encodes the protein MSEYQISSVYFSRRNKLLLLICVFFFSCSTHVFKNVFPFLFMLTGVRNEIDLDNVANQAGRFPSRGGPLGGAAKGGGIQTDLFGQSAAYSLGRTPPTIVSEEATHSSTYLETKGRNSQSIYLYSNILTLIYCSSLVTYIFILVYDLGKKNYVINSFYIINLVAHFTIFLLLSDIQMRNTDLREVMSWRDGSLSRDAMPLFGRYPAEDMLAKRRDINFYFKRNLRDRLDAGEFLSVGLFQRSALEFVLGGVEAGGRFEAGEDKTSSDMGKDNRDGEQRNSDMGKDNRDGEQRNSDMGKDNRDGEQRNSDVGKDNRDTGRDNRSREEAYTYERKHLKFLYLCIIISSICSGYIKIYQKRIMYCIFYVNIGVITSLLILMNSLFKLFAHSLNYVVTNNNSITDISDYIILFLVIDMFGLLTILIFTYKWFYQRKLWVNLHTIFYNYKYVCFYHKETYYLYSVDKQIDSILVHIDMCGDENIKISFCAYMNLNKSIFYDYLRLNTFRKNKLRILEIADQSLHVTSTYKAVERPHGGSGEHGERGEVDQRGQRDEGGEVDQHGERGEGGTPSFGRKQKHSYTMKPYKICIESLSSLANVGPDEQLAEGQLRGEEAQGQPQMYAPDRDEGNEQKGRGAKIPSCVKKQGRRLAKGDSVHFQDQPGGEPKELKGVKGAKGADEGVEADEEDVANGENAANEEDVANGENAANEEDVANGENAANEEDVANGENAANEEDAANEESAANYAMLGGEERVDAREGEEQKRNVLLIPNYDDECSRNADYYDDWELSDERDDGDDAGTSFLSRADERNSQVGNKLLSIYQGINKFCSSFTFYFFFFIFIYAFLLSIMHIFINYFFYIYLFVFNINIYVSNVYTIIMTFVSLIAIPFSGYIVDNIGSFLSLLLCSSSFILVAISGSIYCYKLNQNSEALAFLFFNLIGISESIIPTVIISQIPTHLCVKNNESITSAFAIFELVTMIIISLNNYVFGCFLIKEEYLKGLYVLFFFVILVIVLILLLIVTIYLKKKRSARAYKSPRNADLAQPLL